Below is a genomic region from Actinomadura sp. NAK00032.
GAGAACTATCCCCTTTTCGATGGCCGCTCCACCGAGGGTGTGGGGCGGTGTGAGGTCGGCAAGGATTCCCGCTGCGTCAAGGACCAGACCAAGCGCCTGTTCTACCGGATGGAGCTGCCGCCGCTGAAGGGCCGCTATATCCAGAGCGCGGAGTTCATCGCCTATGAGACCAGCGCCTACAACTGCAGCAATCCGACCGTAGTGGAGTTGTGGCGGACCTCGGCGTACACCTCGTCGGCGACGTGGAACAACACCAAGAGGACCTGGCCCAATGGCGGCGCCTGGGGTGAGGTCCTGGCCACCCGGGATGTGGCGTACTGCTCCAAGGCGCCGGTGGAGTTCGGCGGTGCGAAGCTGCGCGAGCATGTGCAGGACGCGATCGGCAAGGGCTACGGCACGATCACTTTCGGGTTGAAGGCCTACAACGAGACGACGATGGACTGGTGGAAGCGGTTCGCCGAGGACGCCTACCTGAAGGTGCAGTACAACAACCCGCCGCTGCAGCCCGATAACGACACCATGTTCGCCGACCCCGGCACCAAGTGCCTGCCCAGCTGGGAGGCGCATACGGTCAACGGCATCCCCACGGTGTACGCCTACCTCAAGGACCCCGACACCGAGGACAGGAACAAGGTGCAAGGCCAGTTCGCCTTGAACTGGGACGCCGGCGACGGCAAAGGCTTCATCGCCCGATGGTTCTCGAATCTGACGGCTCCCAAAGCCTCGAACAGCAAGTTCGAGACGGCGCTGCCCGCCAACATCCCGTCAGGGAAGCTGATCGGGTGGAACGTCCGGGCTTACGACGGTGAGCAATACGGTCCGTGGGCCTCGGATGGGGCGCAGATAGCCTGCTACTTCTACTACGACCCCGCCAAACCCGGTGAGCCGACCATCACCTCGACGGACTATCCACAGGACGGCGCCGAGCACGGCGGAGTCGGCCAGCCCGGCACATTCACCATCGCCGATTCCGCTGGTGTCGCCGACCGGTACCTCATCACGTTGAATGGGGGGCCTCCGCGCACGGTGGCCACTACCGCCGGCGCGGCGCAGCAGGTGCAGATCGCTCCGACCCGGTCCGGTCCCAACGTGCTGACGGTGCAGGCGCTGGCCCTCTCCGACCAGAACGGCCCGGTCGTCTCCTATGAGTTCCGTGCGAACAAGGGGTCGGCTCCGGTGGCCGGTTTCGCTCTGGACGAGCCGGCGGGTGCCACCGCGGTGCAGGCCGTGACCCGTGACGGTGAACCGGCCGTCTCGGCGACCGTGCACGGCGGCGCCACCCTGGGCACGGTCGGCCATATCAAACAGGCCGCCCAGTTGGACGGCTCGACCGGCTATGCCTCGACCAACGCCCCGCTGGTCGACACCAGCCAGAGCTTCGCCGTATCGGTCTGGGCCAAAGTGGACGCATCCGACCCCGACAACGACTTCGCGGCACTGTCAATGGAGGGCGTCCACGAGAGCGCCTTCTATCTGAAGTACGTCAAGGACACCCGCAAATGGGTGTTCGGCCGGACAGCGACCGACACCACTGACGCGCCCGGGTGGTACCAGGCGTCGTCCAAGGCGCCGGCCCGGACCGGAGAATGGACGCACCTGGTGGGTGTCTGGGACGCGCTGGCCAACACGATGCAGATATACGTCAACGGTGACCGCGGCAACGACAGCCCGGTGATACCGGCAATGTGGAAGGCCACAGGCGGCCTGCAGATCGGGCGTTCCAAGTACAAGGACGTCCAACTCGACCACTGGCCCGGCCAACTCGACGACGTGCGGGTCTACGACCGCATCGTCGGGGACGAGGAAATCGAGAAGATGGTCACCGACCATCCCGTACTCAAAGCCCGATGGATGCTGAACAGTAATGGTGAGGCGGCCTCGTTCCCGCCCGGAGCACCCGACCTGGTATTTCACAATGGCGCGGCCATTGATCCACTTGCGGGATTCGGATCGGGGACCTCGCCGGCGGGTCTGATGCTCGGGGCGGGCAAGTTCACCGAGACGCTCACACCACCGGTGTGGACCAACGAGAGCTTCACCATGGCCGGGTGGGTCCGCAATATGGGACGTCCACAGCAGGCGGCCACGGTGTTCTCCCAGCCCGGTACCCAGGCGAACGCGTTCGTGTTGCGGTACGTGCCCGGCGAGGATCCGGTCGAGCAGGGCAGTTGGCAGGTCGCGCTACGCGGATCGGATGATGCGGCCGCAGCACCGATTGTGGTTTCGCATTCCAATTTCAGTCCTGGCGACTGGGTGCACCTGGCGGTGGTGTACGACGCGCTGCGGGACCGGGTCAGCCTTTACGTCAACGGGCAACTCGATGAAACCGCTGGCGGGGTCTCGCAGGAGGACGGCGCGATCCCCTTCGAAGCGAAGAACAACGGCGGCCTGCAAGTGGGCCGCAACAAGTTCGGTGCGGCCGATGGAACCGAGTTCTGGCCGGACGCGATGGACGACCTGTGGGCCTACCAAGGCGCGCTCACACAACCCCAGGTCGCCAGCCTCGCCGTCGACGTGGAACTCCCTCCCGGATCCGGGCCCTGACCACCACACCCGGCCGCCAGCCGGGCGACGGCCGGAAAAGAGCCCCCGTCTTGAACTTGATGCATGCCGAGCGTGCCCGTTGAGGACCGCCCTGTGGAGGATGTCGTGAAGGCAGGCCGAGTGAAGCCCCGTCGCCGGACACTGGTGCTGGAACCGCGCCGGTCGGCGCGGGCCACTGCGATCGTGACCGCGGTGGCGCTGGCCGCGGGCCTGCTGTCGGTCCCTCCGGCATTGGCCGACCCGCCGAACTCCCACCGGCCCAAGGTCGAAGACCACGAACCGGTGGTGGACGGCCGGCCCCTGAAGGCGCGACCCCGCAAGACCGATACGGCCAAGCCAGGCCCGGCGGCCAAGGCGGCGTGGCCCGCGCCCGGCACCGCAGAAGTGAAGGTGCCGTCCGGCTCGGACACGGGCCGCACTGCACGCGCCGCGGGCACCGCCGCCAAGGCGGGCGCACTCCCCGTCGAGATCTTGGCGCCCGCCGGAAGCCCTACCGCACGAACGGCACCGCCCGCAGAACAGGTACGGGTCCAGGTGCTGGACCGGCAGGCGGCCCGCACCGCAGGCGTGGACGGATTGGCGTTCACAGTCGCCCGCACCGATGCCGCCGCACCGGGCCGGGTCAAACTCCGGCTGGACTACTCGGCGTTCTCGCAGGCGTTCGGCGGAGCCTACGGGCCCAGGCTGCGGCTGATGCAGATGCCGGCGTGCGCACTGACGACGCCGGACCAGCCGCAATGCCGCACCTCCAAACCAGTACCAGCCGATAACAACGGTGTGAGAAAGACACTGACCGCCGAGGTCGAGGCGGCCCCCGCCGCCACCTCGGGGTCCCAGGCGGCAACAGAAGCAGGCCAGAACGGAACACTGCTGGTCGTCGCCGCCGCCTCTGACAGCTCGCAAGGCGATTACAAGGCCACTTCGCTAGAGGCATCGGCGACTTGGCAGGGCGGCGGGAGCACCGGTGACTTCACGTGGTCGTACCCGATGCGAGTTCCCCCCGTTCCAGGTGGGCTGACGCCCAACGTCACGATTTCCTACTCATCGGGGAGCGTGGACGGTCGGACGGCCAACTCCAACTCGCAGCCCTCCTGGGTCGGCGAAGGCTTCGAACTGTGGCCGGGATACATCGAACGCCGTTACAAGTCATGTGAGGACGATGGCGCGCCAAAGGATGAATGGGGCAACTCGCCAGGCGATCAGTGCTGGGGCTACGACAACGCGACGGTCACTTGGAACGGCAAGGGCGGGGAGCTAATCAAGACGTCGGACGGGACCTGGCGGGCCAAGTCCGACGACGGCACCAAGTACGAGAAACTGACCAGTTCCTCCGTCGAGAACGGTGACGACAACGGGGAGTACTGGAAGGTCACCACCACCGACGGCACCCAGTACTTCTTTGGCCTTAACCGGGCGCCCGGCTGGGTAAGCGGGAAGCCCGAGACAGGTTCGACATGGACCTCACCGGTGTTCGGTGACGACGCCGGTGAACCGTGCCACGGGTCGTCGTTCGCCACGTCCTGGTGTCAGCAGGCTTACCGCTGGAACCTGGACTACGTCGTCGATCCCAACGGCAACGCGATCCTCTACACCTACGGCCAGGAGACAAACCACTACGGCCGCAACCTCAAGGCCGCCGACGAGACCCCGTACGTACGCGGCGGCTACCTGAAGACGATCTCCTATGGTCTGCGCAAGGACGCGCTTTTCGCCAAGGCACCCGCGCAGGTCACCTTCGCCACCTCTGAGCGCTGCATCCCCACCGCGTCCTTCGACTGCGACCCGTCCAAGATCGCCGACAACCCCGACCAGTGGTGGGACGTCCCCTGGGACCTGCACTGCAACTCCGGTCAGGAGTGCAAGGACACCCACGGCACCTTGTCGCCGACGTTCTGGTCCCGCAAACGACTCACCCAGGTCACCACCCAGATCCTCAAGAGCGACGGATCGGATTACCGGCCAGTCGACTCCTGGTCGATGAACCACGACTGGGGCCTGGCCGATGTTGAACGCGACCTGCTGCTGGAGGAGATCCAGCATTCCGGCTATGCCGCCGATGGCAAGAAGACGACTCTGCCGAAGGTCACCTTCCAATCTGGCCAGGCGGACAACCGGCTCGATGAGGTTGGCGACGACATTCTGGCCTACGTCCGCTACCGGGTCGGCACGATCTGGGACGAGTCCGGTGGACAGATCGACATCACCTACTCCGATCCCGACTGCTCTCTGAGCGACCTGCCGACTCCGGAGACCAACACCACCCGCTGCATGCCGGTCATCTGGACACCGCCAGGACGAGAAGAGCCCATCACCGACTGGTTCCACAAGTACGTGGTGACCTCGGTGATCCAGACCGACCGGACCGGGCTTTCCCCCGACATGGCCACCAAGTACGAGTACCTGGGCGGCGCTGCCTGGCATTTCGACGACGATGACGGGCTGACCAAGGAGAAGAAGAAGACCTGGTCGCAGTGGCGCGGCTACGGCCACGTCCGCACCCTCACCGGCTCCTACAACACCCCGTCCACACAGTCCGACACCTACTATCTGCGCGGCATGGACGGCGACCGCAAGACCCGTGACGGAGGCACCAAATCGGTGACCGTCTCCGATGGAGAAGGCGGCACCTACACCGACCATGACGCCCTGGCCGGATTCACGCTCAAGACCGCCCAGTACACCGGGCCGGGCGGCAGCATCCACTCCAAGACGGTCAACACCCCTTGGCGTGTCCAAACCGCCTCACGCACCCGCTCGTGGGGGACAACCACGGCGAACGTGACCGCGATTGACGGTACGCGGACCTGGACCGTCAAGGACGGCGGCGGCTGGCTTCAGACCAAGACCGACAACTCCTATGCGAGTTCGGGCCCTGGCGTCGGACGTGTCACCTCGGTCAGCGACCTGGGCGACGTCGACTCCAACGATGACGACAGGTGCACCCGCACCGACTACGCCGACAACACAGGCGCCTGGATGGTGGATTCCCCGTCACGGGTCGAGACGGTCTCGGTTGCCTGCAGCGTCACTCCCGACCACTCCACGCAGGTCGTCTCCGACGTCCGCACCTTCTACGACGGGCTCGGTTTCGGTGAAGGCCCGACTGCGGGAAACGTCACCAAGGTCGAGACCATCGCTTCTCATGACGGTAGCTCGCCGACGTATGTGGTGAAAGCTCGATCCGCCTACGACGGCTACGGTCGTCCGACCCAGGTCACCGATGCCGCGAACCAGACCACGACGACGTCCTACACCGACACCCAGGGGCTGAACACCCAGGTCACCACCACGACACCGCCGGCCAAGCCGGATGTCTCCTCGACGGCATTGACCACGGTGAAGTACCTCGACCCGGCATGGGGTGTGCCGGTCACCACCATTGACCAGTCCAACATGGGGCTGCGCACCGACTACGCCTACGATCCGCTCGGCCGGCTGACCAAGGTGTGGCTGCCCAACCAGTCCAAGGCCAACGGCCGCGAACCCAACTACGAATACAGCTACCGCGTCACCGAAGGCCAGATCGTCGCCGTCACCACCCAGACGCTGACCGCCACCGGCGGACAGCGGCTAGCGAGGATAGAACTGCTGGACGGATGGCTGCGGCCCCGCCAAGTCCAAGTACCCGGCCAGACCGGACGGCTGATCAGCGACACCTTCTACGACAACCGCGGACAAGTTGTCAGAACCTATGCCGCCTACGCGGCCGAGGGCGCCCCGACCACCGAGCTGTTCGGTATCGGCACCCCCGGCAACATCGAGACCCAGACCCGCACCGAGTACGACGGCCTGGGCCGCAAGACCGTCGAAAAACTCACTTCCGGCAACGGCTCCCAGCCCGACTCCGAACTGTGGCGTACCACCTACGGCTACGGAGGCGGCAACCGTGTCTCGGTCACCCCGCCGTCCGGCGGCATCGCCAACGCACAGATCACTGACGCCCGCGGGCAGGTGATCGAGCGCCGACAGTACAAAGCCGCGACTCCGACCGGCGAGTACGACGCGACTCGCTACACCTACACCCCTGCCGGGCAGGTCGCCACGGTCACCGACCCGTCGGGGAACACCTTCACCACCAGCTACGATCTGCGCGG
It encodes:
- a CDS encoding RHS repeat-associated core domain-containing protein, with translation MEDVVKAGRVKPRRRTLVLEPRRSARATAIVTAVALAAGLLSVPPALADPPNSHRPKVEDHEPVVDGRPLKARPRKTDTAKPGPAAKAAWPAPGTAEVKVPSGSDTGRTARAAGTAAKAGALPVEILAPAGSPTARTAPPAEQVRVQVLDRQAARTAGVDGLAFTVARTDAAAPGRVKLRLDYSAFSQAFGGAYGPRLRLMQMPACALTTPDQPQCRTSKPVPADNNGVRKTLTAEVEAAPAATSGSQAATEAGQNGTLLVVAAASDSSQGDYKATSLEASATWQGGGSTGDFTWSYPMRVPPVPGGLTPNVTISYSSGSVDGRTANSNSQPSWVGEGFELWPGYIERRYKSCEDDGAPKDEWGNSPGDQCWGYDNATVTWNGKGGELIKTSDGTWRAKSDDGTKYEKLTSSSVENGDDNGEYWKVTTTDGTQYFFGLNRAPGWVSGKPETGSTWTSPVFGDDAGEPCHGSSFATSWCQQAYRWNLDYVVDPNGNAILYTYGQETNHYGRNLKAADETPYVRGGYLKTISYGLRKDALFAKAPAQVTFATSERCIPTASFDCDPSKIADNPDQWWDVPWDLHCNSGQECKDTHGTLSPTFWSRKRLTQVTTQILKSDGSDYRPVDSWSMNHDWGLADVERDLLLEEIQHSGYAADGKKTTLPKVTFQSGQADNRLDEVGDDILAYVRYRVGTIWDESGGQIDITYSDPDCSLSDLPTPETNTTRCMPVIWTPPGREEPITDWFHKYVVTSVIQTDRTGLSPDMATKYEYLGGAAWHFDDDDGLTKEKKKTWSQWRGYGHVRTLTGSYNTPSTQSDTYYLRGMDGDRKTRDGGTKSVTVSDGEGGTYTDHDALAGFTLKTAQYTGPGGSIHSKTVNTPWRVQTASRTRSWGTTTANVTAIDGTRTWTVKDGGGWLQTKTDNSYASSGPGVGRVTSVSDLGDVDSNDDDRCTRTDYADNTGAWMVDSPSRVETVSVACSVTPDHSTQVVSDVRTFYDGLGFGEGPTAGNVTKVETIASHDGSSPTYVVKARSAYDGYGRPTQVTDAANQTTTTSYTDTQGLNTQVTTTTPPAKPDVSSTALTTVKYLDPAWGVPVTTIDQSNMGLRTDYAYDPLGRLTKVWLPNQSKANGREPNYEYSYRVTEGQIVAVTTQTLTATGGQRLARIELLDGWLRPRQVQVPGQTGRLISDTFYDNRGQVVRTYAAYAAEGAPTTELFGIGTPGNIETQTRTEYDGLGRKTVEKLTSGNGSQPDSELWRTTYGYGGGNRVSVTPPSGGIANAQITDARGQVIERRQYKAATPTGEYDATRYTYTPAGQVATVTDPSGNTFTTSYDLRGRKIRTTDPDKGTTTFAYDDLDRLVSTTDARGKKIFVDYDGLSRKTATHDGAADGPLLASWTYDTAPFGKGKLATATRHTSDGDYTSTVRHYDQLGRADKTALTIPASQGALAGRYQFSTQYGLDETVLGQARPAAGGLPAESVTYQYDDILRPTGMTGGTSPTDQTPYVNDALYTPTNKPNLLEFGPDGKHTWQTFTYQYGTQRPATARTLHEGVQGDDRYATYHYTDAGTITSITDVSRDGVDNQCFRYDHLQRLTQAWTQSTTDACATAPTASLIGGPAPYWQSFTYDKAGNRTAETRHGIGGTTDTTRTYTYAPAGQGNRLNQVTQTGPTGQRSDTYTYDAVGNTTKRAIDTGPTNTGQTLEWNTEGELTKVTENGNDLTFAYDADGNRLIRKDASGATLYLPDGTELRALNGATTATATRYYTFAGQTIAMRTTDGTITYLAADHQGTAQIAVNSATQQTTVRRFTPFGSLRGMDDDATWPGDKGFVGGTQDPTGLTHLGAREYDPDTGRFISVDPLMDQADPQQMNGYTYANNSPVTNADPDGKMCRRTRDGLECFNGDGVDRRPNNKGGYDVYNPGGRKVATSGNSYGGRSSATHQRPKLPTCNGYLAAQSGCHQGGPVPNGPYRKLPPLSKPEKVAAIISLAVIAAGVCVFGGCEAAAGVATEVCLARIVACLKLAGIGAAGANAVTEANGGQSGGTLQGTGGLRRLLGLESPRLGGGACKGCGISVEREMELSRMLSNAGKQKGFSGIGSGTAHESALMGEAWVGPGYRLARDGKTMISSDGLRQYRPPSFKPNRPARFGGPGHQANFEWRVRPEGRWQGDAHLNIVDMP
- a CDS encoding LamG-like jellyroll fold domain-containing protein, which gives rise to MAHLVALLMVAGLLQAPIAVVALESEGHADEPKTTATQGAKTEREAVAAAARTGEPVEVASRRGERRTVRALPNGRIEVEQHLQPIRARQGNEWVGIDATLHRSGDVIVPAATTVGLRFSAGGNGPMVEMTRAGRKLALTWPQPLPEPALEGDTAVYAGVAGPDVDLRLRAMPDGFAHILVIKTADAAKDPRVASLSLALSATRLTVTEEQGSGILKATDPSSGAVVFQAPSPLMWDSSQPASPAPQTRTQTTADAAEEPGEGAKTAVVDVAVGDGALTLTPDQGLLTAPDTTFPVYIDPMYRTLLASSWGMVSSGYPDENYPLFDGRSTEGVGRCEVGKDSRCVKDQTKRLFYRMELPPLKGRYIQSAEFIAYETSAYNCSNPTVVELWRTSAYTSSATWNNTKRTWPNGGAWGEVLATRDVAYCSKAPVEFGGAKLREHVQDAIGKGYGTITFGLKAYNETTMDWWKRFAEDAYLKVQYNNPPLQPDNDTMFADPGTKCLPSWEAHTVNGIPTVYAYLKDPDTEDRNKVQGQFALNWDAGDGKGFIARWFSNLTAPKASNSKFETALPANIPSGKLIGWNVRAYDGEQYGPWASDGAQIACYFYYDPAKPGEPTITSTDYPQDGAEHGGVGQPGTFTIADSAGVADRYLITLNGGPPRTVATTAGAAQQVQIAPTRSGPNVLTVQALALSDQNGPVVSYEFRANKGSAPVAGFALDEPAGATAVQAVTRDGEPAVSATVHGGATLGTVGHIKQAAQLDGSTGYASTNAPLVDTSQSFAVSVWAKVDASDPDNDFAALSMEGVHESAFYLKYVKDTRKWVFGRTATDTTDAPGWYQASSKAPARTGEWTHLVGVWDALANTMQIYVNGDRGNDSPVIPAMWKATGGLQIGRSKYKDVQLDHWPGQLDDVRVYDRIVGDEEIEKMVTDHPVLKARWMLNSNGEAASFPPGAPDLVFHNGAAIDPLAGFGSGTSPAGLMLGAGKFTETLTPPVWTNESFTMAGWVRNMGRPQQAATVFSQPGTQANAFVLRYVPGEDPVEQGSWQVALRGSDDAAAAPIVVSHSNFSPGDWVHLAVVYDALRDRVSLYVNGQLDETAGGVSQEDGAIPFEAKNNGGLQVGRNKFGAADGTEFWPDAMDDLWAYQGALTQPQVASLAVDVELPPGSGP